A genomic region of Elaeis guineensis isolate ETL-2024a chromosome 9, EG11, whole genome shotgun sequence contains the following coding sequences:
- the LOC105051432 gene encoding probable glutathione peroxidase 2 isoform X2, with protein sequence MRAHARYYQMIVSNINFSGSLDNDILSSSTPSWVPLHHPLLAKATEHMQPSLSWPVFFLGLALLFFGLRNPAFPGKMAEEMPKSIYDITVKDINGNDVNLSTYNGKVLLIVNVASKCGFTHSNYKEMNILYEKYKDKGFEIFAFPCNQFGGQEPGSNEEIQEVACRMFKAEFPIFDKE encoded by the exons ATGCGGGCACACGCTCGCTATTATCAGATGATCGTATCCAACATAAATTTCTCCGGCTCCCTTGATAATGATATCCTCTCTTCTTCTACTCCGTCGTGGGTTCCTCTCCACCATCCCCTTCTTGCAAAAGCCACTGAACACATGCAACCAAGCTTGTCCTGGCCTGTTTTCTTTCTGGGTTTAGCTCTCCTCTTCTTCGGCTTAAGGAACCCCGCTTTTCCTGGCAAAATGGCAGAAGAGATGCCCAAATCCATCTATGATATCACCGTTAAG GATATAAACGGCAACGATGTGAACCTGAGCACATACAATGGAAAGGTTCTTCTCATTGTCAATGTTGCTTCTAAATG TGGATTTACTCATTCCAACTATAAGGAGATGAATATTCTATATGAGAAGTACAAAGATAAAG GATTTGAGATATTTGCATTTCCGTGCAACCAATTTGGTGGCCAAGAACCTGGAAGCAATGAGGAAATTCAGGAGGTTGCCTGCAGAATGTTCAAAGCTGAGTTCCCCATATTTGATAag GAGTGA